In Lysinibacillus sp. FSL M8-0337, the following proteins share a genomic window:
- a CDS encoding acetamidase/formamidase family protein, translated as MITELQMHEKANQPENDESVQQPIAVETLFVNEFIDGILDPQQKMLGPVKNGGTIIANTTPGCWGPMLTPTIRGGHEVTKPVFVEGAEVGDAIVITIKSIQVTSLATASGHDEAILDRFIGDPFVSVKCPGCGKLHPATVVNGIGPQAIRCSTCDTETAPFKMTNGYTMALDQKGNIGLTVGREGARRIALDAKNYMRTPENSVQNPVVALAPSDLIGVMARMRPFLGQLGTTPSKAMPDSHNAGDFGSFLIGAPHEYAFTQAELDTHRTDGHMDISRVREGATIICPVKVPGGGVYIGDMHAMQGDGEIAGHTTDVAGIVQLQVSVLKKVALEGPILLPNEEDLPYTAKPFSKEEKRRARELAEEFGVKQVEEVFPVSIVGTGTTLNDATTNAISRAAKLFDMSEPEVMNRATITGSIEIGRHPGVVTVTFQVPKTVLKKARIYKPIKKQYD; from the coding sequence ATGATTACGGAATTACAAATGCATGAAAAAGCTAATCAACCAGAAAATGACGAAAGTGTACAGCAGCCTATAGCTGTGGAAACATTGTTTGTGAATGAATTCATAGACGGTATTTTAGATCCACAGCAAAAAATGCTAGGTCCTGTCAAAAATGGTGGCACAATTATTGCCAATACGACACCAGGATGTTGGGGGCCGATGTTAACGCCAACCATTCGTGGTGGACACGAAGTAACGAAGCCCGTCTTTGTAGAAGGTGCCGAAGTAGGCGATGCAATTGTTATTACAATAAAATCTATACAGGTAACATCACTTGCGACGGCATCGGGGCATGACGAGGCAATACTTGACCGTTTTATCGGTGATCCGTTCGTATCAGTAAAATGTCCCGGCTGTGGTAAGCTCCATCCAGCTACTGTAGTGAATGGAATTGGACCTCAAGCAATACGCTGTTCAACTTGTGATACAGAAACTGCGCCATTTAAAATGACAAATGGTTATACAATGGCACTAGACCAAAAGGGGAATATCGGTTTAACCGTAGGGCGAGAGGGTGCAAGACGTATTGCATTGGATGCAAAAAATTATATGCGCACGCCTGAAAACTCTGTGCAAAACCCTGTCGTTGCTCTAGCGCCAAGTGACTTAATCGGCGTCATGGCAAGAATGCGACCATTTTTAGGTCAGCTAGGGACAACGCCTTCGAAGGCGATGCCAGATTCACATAATGCTGGTGATTTTGGCTCATTTTTAATAGGAGCTCCACATGAATATGCATTTACGCAAGCAGAATTAGATACTCATCGAACAGATGGACATATGGATATTAGCCGTGTTCGCGAAGGCGCTACAATTATTTGCCCTGTAAAGGTACCAGGTGGTGGCGTTTACATTGGCGATATGCATGCCATGCAAGGAGACGGTGAAATTGCTGGACATACAACAGATGTCGCAGGAATCGTACAGCTACAGGTAAGTGTATTGAAAAAAGTAGCACTTGAAGGCCCGATATTATTACCAAATGAAGAAGATCTTCCATACACAGCAAAGCCTTTTTCAAAAGAAGAAAAACGTAGAGCCCGCGAACTTGCGGAGGAATTTGGTGTCAAACAGGTGGAAGAAGTGTTCCCTGTGTCTATAGTGGGTACAGGTACAACATTAAATGATGCGACAACTAATGCAATTAGCAGAGCCGCAAAACTATTTGACATGAGTGAGCCAGAAGTAATGAATCGTGCAACCATTACGGGTTCCATTGAAATCGGCCGCCATCCAGGTGTCGTTACGGTAACATTCCAAGTTCCGAAGACGGTGCTAAAAAAAGCACGAATATACAAACCGATTAAAAAGCAATATGATTAA
- a CDS encoding response regulator transcription factor codes for MAEPTILIVEDEADLANLLKVSLLKEGYKQIHIADSIEKAWLSFQQTPPDIVLLDVMLPDGEGYDLCRRIREVSHIPVLFLSAKNDEIDKILGLAIGGDDYITKPFSPKEVAYRVKAQLRRAGYQIQETPLPVAKAIQVGPFVLNSDETEVHKDGTLLELTAKEIGLMACFMHNPNRILSKETLFERVWSEDFFGSDNTVMVHIRRLREKIEVDPSKPVFITTVKGLGYKLVVPKESQR; via the coding sequence ATGGCAGAACCAACCATTTTAATTGTAGAAGATGAAGCTGATTTAGCCAATCTTCTAAAGGTCAGTCTCTTAAAAGAAGGCTATAAACAAATCCATATTGCTGACTCCATTGAAAAAGCTTGGTTAAGCTTTCAACAAACACCCCCCGACATTGTGCTCCTTGATGTCATGCTTCCTGACGGTGAAGGCTATGATTTGTGCCGTCGAATTCGTGAAGTTTCGCATATCCCAGTGCTGTTCTTGTCAGCCAAAAATGATGAAATCGATAAAATATTAGGGCTTGCTATTGGTGGTGACGATTATATTACAAAACCTTTTAGCCCTAAAGAAGTGGCTTATCGTGTAAAGGCTCAGCTACGTCGAGCCGGCTATCAAATACAGGAAACGCCATTACCTGTTGCAAAGGCGATTCAAGTTGGACCATTCGTGCTCAATAGCGATGAAACGGAAGTACATAAAGACGGTACTTTATTAGAGTTAACAGCTAAGGAGATTGGTTTAATGGCTTGTTTTATGCATAATCCTAACCGTATTTTAAGCAAGGAAACATTATTTGAACGTGTATGGAGCGAGGATTTCTTTGGCTCTGACAATACAGTAATGGTGCACATACGGCGTCTTCGTGAAAAGATTGAAGTAGATCCATCCAAACCGGTCTTTATTACAACCGTTAAAGGGCTTGGCTATAAATTAGTTGTGCCAAAAGAGTCACAACGATGA
- a CDS encoding HAMP domain-containing sensor histidine kinase has translation MKWRLTARFLLSILSIVIIVIFVNTAILFGLILYQQFNKFNDATADTEEIFVREFQQYIDVGTGLPSVSKEGLQQLHQRNAWIQLLDVNGQVTGAYFEPREALSHYAPIDLIQVYKYKEFDVDTTVYVGSKDNINYLIGIKGSGVSRYVVHLSGASTLQLIGKYGLLIIIADLLVATLVGWLFGRTLTKPLYAMIERIQHLKNHKHLPIKVPKGLYRPVFENLSEVSSELAAHEQERKRLEIMREEWISNVSHDMKTPLASIRGYAELLHDRNLSPSDRTEYAQIIEKQSLHMQELLDDLNLTMRLRHQQLPLTLTEVNMVQFMREIVIDTLNTPLYEQANIDFDATAEVILHAIDEHFMRRAVVNFLYNALLHNPPDVDVHVTVDTNTITIADNGRGISAEDLAHIFERYYRGTNTEQIQGTGLGTAIARDIIEAHGGTVTILSEEQKGTTVTIQL, from the coding sequence ATGAAATGGCGATTAACTGCACGCTTTTTACTTTCCATCTTATCGATTGTCATCATCGTTATTTTTGTTAATACCGCTATTTTATTTGGACTAATTCTCTATCAGCAATTTAACAAATTTAATGATGCTACCGCAGATACCGAGGAAATTTTTGTACGCGAGTTCCAGCAGTATATTGATGTGGGCACTGGGCTTCCTTCTGTCAGTAAAGAAGGACTTCAACAATTACACCAACGAAATGCTTGGATTCAATTGCTGGATGTAAATGGGCAAGTGACTGGTGCTTATTTTGAACCTCGAGAGGCACTTTCTCACTATGCGCCCATTGATTTAATTCAAGTTTACAAATATAAAGAATTCGATGTTGATACAACAGTTTATGTAGGAAGTAAAGATAACATTAACTATTTAATCGGCATTAAAGGCAGTGGCGTTTCAAGATACGTGGTTCATCTTTCAGGCGCATCTACATTACAACTTATCGGAAAGTATGGTTTGCTGATCATTATCGCCGATTTACTAGTTGCAACGCTTGTTGGTTGGTTATTCGGTCGCACGCTCACTAAACCCCTTTACGCAATGATTGAACGCATTCAGCATTTAAAAAATCACAAGCATCTGCCTATAAAAGTGCCAAAAGGTCTGTATCGACCAGTATTTGAAAATTTAAGTGAAGTATCGAGCGAGTTGGCTGCCCATGAGCAAGAACGGAAACGTTTAGAGATAATGCGTGAGGAGTGGATTAGCAACGTCTCACATGATATGAAGACACCACTTGCATCCATTCGGGGTTATGCAGAGTTACTACATGATCGGAACTTATCGCCAAGCGATCGGACGGAATATGCCCAAATTATTGAAAAGCAGTCATTGCATATGCAAGAATTACTGGATGATTTAAATTTAACAATGCGTCTTAGACACCAGCAACTTCCGCTAACTTTAACGGAAGTGAATATGGTACAGTTTATGCGCGAAATTGTCATCGACACACTCAATACACCTCTCTATGAGCAAGCAAATATCGACTTTGATGCTACAGCAGAGGTTATTCTACATGCTATAGATGAACATTTTATGCGACGGGCTGTAGTGAATTTTTTATACAATGCATTGCTGCATAATCCTCCCGATGTAGACGTACATGTAACGGTTGATACGAACACCATTACAATAGCCGACAATGGTCGGGGCATAAGTGCCGAAGATTTAGCACATATTTTTGAGCGCTATTATCGTGGGACCAATACTGAGCAAATACAAGGTACTGGACTGGGAACTGCAATTGCACGAGATATTATTGAAGCTCACGGAGGAACCGTAACCATCCTATCTGAAGAGCAAAAAGGAACTACAGTCACTATTCAATTATAA
- a CDS encoding S-layer homology domain-containing protein, translating into MDKTKIQKVNKALIATVFATSGIAVVVPPPQKVAAATSPFVDINQYSSHYDNILKLYAQGAISGFADKTFRPNQNVTRGQAAKMLATVLKLDLKNVEDPYFRDVPKSNEYYKYVAALQNAGIMSGYSNGSFMPNEVITRGQLAKILVLGFKFEVASNFNHSFQDINSQTSNAYYIQTLVDLKITEGTTPVTFSPFNAVTRGQIASFIVRSQEKKGNVSTYKITGVEDDTVYINSEPYSVPESLSHIFNEYNADVLKGAFIEGDISGKSIYSVAKLTLNASGTSSRKLQFDGDYKSFGGTIVVNGNYIDFDNVTLTGTMLVNETVRPPLHLDVSYYKPLAIGRVASNNFSFINWSNPDKPEDESSNSNPSGDLQNWTDSNQNPDKNKPFENWSKDKVTMKNVEKSIEFYNSTVSRLVVSQSGTKIETNTKLPRVDIIGNVREFEIQGNIGTLNLDTETALTIYGDSNIDWINYNSYTDLQLYIDGRVGTLYVDNAYGWVDIGDYTYIDKVILPKDEGPNNIFDDFLNDKDNVGNITDPDGKPIDKDDIDNQKPADKTKPLIDITKLTVLNGSDVQVEFTSDKVGTYYYIVREKGVEVPTKREMVNRISTDNAASGTGAAVNGKNTFKISNLGEKKEYVVYVMVVDGAKNASDIKSQSFQMKDSSPPSVKSLTVTPLHGGTRAEFTFTASEPGEYFYYVRKKTTAADPTTADVIANPTGKGKALAGKLGISGLLTGLDPEQEYQLFVVMKDDSGNNSIDPIPKEAIKEFKTGALDNLPPYIVGGELFLQDEIKNEFYVTVSEELDPIAAEKVENYELTGTGIVNQGLQKPIRPEKVVYNKAQKRLTFTIPSLTGFVNGDNLVVTISPNVKDLADNEFENINNTPVNTVPRNTAEYIHKDGEWPYLTIIGEPAINAAKDQTLVEFNATKAGTYHYLIMESDLNLTRDDRLRLIEAVQLNAKEFNVGGKNIPIIGSGGNKPAQLGKQKVTVPLPNTIPPLDPFKSYSIYMVLRDRSGNVSDIQTKHVIDDRTPPVIDNTSIKILEGDRKATFKFMSDEDGSYYYVLRKVGDPTPGPTTPEEVMAKGITSSMRKDTNEISLTLEPHQEYELYVAVKDRYNNVTMVQKGTESKVYTFDEKQNKLITLTPGSNGTGVMKYTFFADGTPPKVEDPIYKRIDGKTFEVTFSEAVDTGFDFKLVQPGTTTPITPTYTHSWKDVTGTNDWESRKLIIKFNTEVKESFDISVNAAAKDKGGWTFSKDRAEYKYPTKENTITSATLLPDTQFPSNLNISKKVEVVANLNADITWDQQYYYAVLNSGYNLTPDNVMDVITKADSNNFTYIPGGAIVSYGKGKITAPSDASSAKTFTAIQTGSDPNSTNVFQKDQRIYLFTKDKYGNIVYAKASTDPAALDYVLIQPRTQ; encoded by the coding sequence ATGGATAAAACAAAAATCCAAAAAGTGAACAAAGCACTGATCGCAACTGTTTTTGCTACTAGCGGGATTGCTGTTGTCGTACCACCACCACAAAAAGTAGCAGCAGCTACTTCACCATTTGTAGATATTAACCAATATTCAAGTCACTATGACAATATTTTAAAATTATATGCTCAAGGTGCAATTAGTGGATTTGCAGATAAAACATTCCGACCAAATCAAAATGTAACACGTGGTCAAGCAGCAAAAATGCTAGCTACGGTTTTAAAGTTAGATTTAAAAAATGTAGAAGATCCCTATTTTAGAGACGTACCAAAGAGCAATGAATATTATAAGTATGTAGCGGCGTTGCAAAATGCAGGCATTATGTCTGGTTATTCGAATGGGTCATTTATGCCAAATGAAGTCATTACACGCGGGCAACTAGCCAAAATTTTAGTGCTTGGCTTTAAATTCGAGGTAGCATCGAATTTTAATCATAGCTTCCAAGATATTAATAGCCAAACAAGCAATGCTTACTATATTCAAACATTAGTAGATTTAAAGATTACAGAAGGAACAACACCTGTCACATTTTCTCCGTTCAATGCAGTAACTCGAGGTCAAATTGCTTCTTTTATTGTTCGTTCCCAAGAGAAAAAGGGGAATGTATCAACTTATAAGATTACTGGTGTTGAAGATGATACTGTTTACATAAATTCTGAACCTTATTCAGTACCTGAAAGCCTTTCACATATTTTCAATGAATACAATGCAGATGTATTAAAGGGTGCATTTATTGAGGGAGATATTTCAGGGAAATCTATTTATTCAGTTGCAAAGTTAACGTTGAATGCAAGCGGGACAAGCTCTCGAAAGTTACAGTTTGACGGTGACTATAAATCGTTTGGTGGCACAATCGTTGTCAATGGGAACTATATTGATTTCGATAATGTTACGCTAACTGGCACAATGTTAGTAAATGAAACAGTTCGTCCACCTTTACATTTAGATGTTTCCTACTATAAGCCATTAGCAATTGGCCGTGTAGCAAGCAATAATTTTTCATTTATTAACTGGTCAAATCCAGATAAGCCAGAGGATGAAAGCTCTAATAGCAACCCATCAGGCGATCTTCAAAACTGGACTGATTCCAATCAAAATCCAGATAAAAACAAACCTTTTGAAAACTGGTCAAAAGACAAAGTGACAATGAAAAATGTCGAAAAGAGCATTGAGTTTTACAATAGTACCGTATCACGACTTGTTGTGTCGCAAAGCGGTACAAAAATTGAAACAAATACAAAATTACCGCGTGTTGATATTATTGGAAACGTACGTGAGTTTGAAATCCAAGGTAATATCGGTACGTTAAATTTAGATACAGAAACAGCCCTTACAATATACGGAGATAGCAATATCGACTGGATAAATTACAATAGCTATACCGATTTACAACTGTATATTGATGGTCGCGTAGGCACGCTTTATGTAGATAATGCATATGGCTGGGTTGATATCGGTGATTACACATATATCGATAAAGTAATTCTGCCAAAAGACGAAGGACCAAATAATATTTTTGATGACTTCTTAAATGATAAAGATAATGTGGGGAATATTACTGACCCTGACGGTAAACCAATCGATAAAGATGATATTGATAACCAAAAGCCAGCGGATAAAACAAAACCGTTAATTGATATTACCAAGTTAACGGTCTTAAATGGTAGCGATGTTCAAGTAGAGTTTACGTCAGATAAAGTAGGAACGTATTACTATATTGTGCGAGAAAAGGGCGTAGAAGTACCAACTAAACGAGAAATGGTTAATCGCATTTCTACAGATAATGCAGCAAGTGGCACGGGTGCAGCGGTAAACGGTAAAAATACGTTCAAAATTTCTAATTTAGGTGAGAAAAAAGAATACGTTGTCTATGTCATGGTAGTGGACGGAGCGAAAAATGCTTCAGATATTAAATCGCAATCGTTCCAAATGAAAGATTCATCGCCACCATCGGTAAAATCGCTAACGGTAACCCCTCTACATGGTGGAACACGAGCAGAGTTTACATTTACGGCGAGTGAACCTGGGGAATACTTCTACTATGTACGTAAAAAGACAACTGCCGCCGATCCGACAACTGCAGATGTAATAGCTAACCCAACAGGTAAAGGGAAGGCACTTGCAGGTAAATTAGGAATTTCCGGATTGCTGACAGGATTAGACCCTGAACAAGAATATCAACTTTTTGTAGTGATGAAGGATGATTCAGGGAACAATTCAATTGATCCTATTCCAAAAGAAGCAATCAAAGAATTCAAAACAGGTGCTTTAGACAATCTACCTCCATATATTGTGGGTGGAGAGCTCTTTTTACAAGATGAAATTAAAAATGAATTTTATGTAACGGTCAGTGAGGAGTTAGATCCGATTGCAGCTGAAAAAGTTGAAAACTATGAACTGACGGGAACAGGTATTGTCAATCAAGGATTACAAAAGCCAATTCGACCAGAAAAGGTTGTATATAATAAAGCTCAAAAAAGATTAACGTTCACTATCCCTTCTTTAACAGGTTTCGTTAATGGAGATAACTTGGTTGTAACGATATCTCCAAATGTAAAAGACCTTGCTGACAATGAATTCGAAAATATTAACAATACACCAGTGAATACTGTTCCACGCAATACTGCAGAATATATTCATAAAGATGGTGAGTGGCCATATTTAACGATTATTGGAGAACCTGCTATTAACGCTGCTAAAGACCAAACACTAGTCGAATTTAATGCGACAAAAGCGGGAACCTACCATTATTTAATTATGGAATCCGATTTAAATTTAACAAGAGATGACCGTCTACGATTAATCGAAGCGGTACAACTAAATGCAAAAGAATTTAATGTAGGGGGCAAAAATATCCCGATTATCGGTAGTGGTGGCAATAAACCAGCACAATTAGGGAAACAAAAGGTAACAGTTCCGCTCCCTAATACAATTCCGCCGTTAGATCCGTTTAAGAGCTATTCCATTTATATGGTGTTGCGAGACCGTTCAGGAAATGTCTCGGATATTCAAACAAAACATGTAATTGATGACCGTACACCTCCTGTTATTGACAATACGTCAATTAAAATATTGGAAGGTGATCGGAAAGCAACCTTTAAATTTATGTCAGATGAGGATGGTTCGTATTACTACGTCCTTCGAAAGGTTGGCGATCCTACGCCTGGACCAACAACGCCTGAAGAAGTAATGGCTAAGGGAATTACGAGCAGTATGCGTAAAGATACCAATGAGATTTCTTTAACGCTTGAGCCACATCAAGAGTATGAGCTATATGTAGCAGTAAAAGACCGATATAATAATGTCACGATGGTGCAAAAAGGGACAGAATCAAAAGTTTACACATTTGATGAGAAGCAAAATAAACTTATAACTCTAACGCCTGGTTCAAATGGTACGGGTGTTATGAAATATACATTCTTTGCAGATGGAACACCACCAAAGGTAGAAGATCCAATCTATAAACGAATTGATGGCAAAACATTTGAAGTAACATTTTCAGAGGCTGTCGATACAGGATTTGATTTTAAATTAGTTCAACCAGGTACAACAACGCCTATTACACCAACTTACACACATAGCTGGAAAGATGTTACGGGTACAAATGATTGGGAATCTCGCAAGCTCATTATCAAGTTTAATACCGAAGTTAAAGAAAGCTTTGATATTAGTGTCAATGCTGCAGCGAAAGATAAAGGCGGCTGGACATTTAGTAAGGATCGAGCAGAATATAAATATCCTACAAAAGAGAATACAATTACTTCTGCGACATTATTACCAGATACGCAATTCCCAAGTAATTTAAATATTTCTAAGAAAGTTGAAGTTGTTGCGAATCTGAATGCCGATATTACATGGGATCAGCAGTATTACTACGCTGTACTGAACTCAGGATATAATCTAACGCCTGATAATGTTATGGATGTTATTACGAAAGCAGATAGTAATAACTTTACGTATATTCCTGGGGGAGCAATTGTTTCCTATGGTAAAGGTAAGATTACAGCACCTTCTGATGCAAGTTCTGCGAAGACTTTCACAGCGATTCAAACAGGTAGTGATCCAAATTCAACAAACGTATTCCAAAAAGATCAACGGATTTATCTATTCACGAAAGATAAATATGGAAATATTGTGTATGCAAAAGCTTCAACAGATCCAGCAGCTTTAGATTATGTATTAATTCAACCTAGAACACAATAA
- a CDS encoding HPP family protein, protein MADFVRLQEKEVKNHRFKAYLAKMSGGGHAPSRTNFADALTGAAGGLLCIFVLLCLTNYTGTPWLMASLGGSCVLVFVVWNAPLSQPRNIIGGHMISAFIGVAMYSLLGSSVISISLAVGLTIFFMALAGMIHPPAGANPIIIILGGYGWSYLIMPVFIGAVIIVIFGLLINNLRQTRKYPQFW, encoded by the coding sequence ATGGCTGATTTCGTACGTTTACAAGAAAAAGAAGTAAAAAATCATCGCTTTAAAGCCTATTTAGCTAAGATGAGTGGAGGTGGACATGCTCCTTCTAGAACTAATTTTGCGGATGCGCTAACAGGTGCTGCTGGTGGCTTACTATGCATCTTTGTATTACTTTGTTTAACAAACTATACAGGGACACCTTGGTTAATGGCATCACTTGGGGGGAGCTGTGTACTGGTATTTGTCGTATGGAATGCGCCGCTGTCACAACCTCGAAATATTATAGGTGGGCATATGATTTCAGCTTTTATCGGCGTGGCGATGTATTCATTATTAGGTTCGAGCGTGATTTCGATTAGCCTTGCAGTCGGTTTGACTATTTTCTTTATGGCACTTGCTGGGATGATACATCCACCGGCAGGAGCGAACCCGATTATCATTATTTTAGGTGGCTACGGCTGGAGCTATTTAATAATGCCGGTATTCATAGGGGCAGTGATTATTGTCATTTTTGGCTTGCTAATTAATAATTTGCGACAAACGAGAAAGTACCCACAATTTTGGTAA
- a CDS encoding CaiB/BaiF CoA-transferase family protein, which yields MGILKGLKILDFSALLPGPMATMIFADLGAEVIHVESSKRVDLTRIMPPYDEDHEAYIHQHLNRSKKSLTLNLKAPEAIEIVKTLVQEYDVIIEGFRPGVMQRLGIGYETLKEVNPKLIYCAITGYGQTGPYSNRPGHDNNYLALAGVLDYSRHKDKKPVSMGIQLADIAGGTMHAAIGVLAAALHREKTGEGQFVDISMTDAVFSLNAMYGSAYIGGGRIPQPEQEILNGGSYYDFYKTKDGRFFSVGSLEPQFRRLLCEALDIPELIDNTFNDSYYTQIRFKEAVHDAFLSKTYNEWLEVFNEDFEGCVEPVLTFPEACEHPQLQARGMIVEIPKNDGTTQKQIASAFKFDGVNPAYKHVGAKLGEHNEEVLTSLGYSAEQINALQEKGVLE from the coding sequence TTGGGTATTTTAAAGGGGTTAAAAATTCTCGATTTTTCTGCATTACTACCAGGGCCAATGGCGACAATGATTTTTGCTGACCTAGGTGCGGAGGTTATTCATGTAGAATCCTCCAAACGCGTTGACTTAACGCGTATTATGCCTCCCTATGATGAAGATCATGAGGCATATATTCATCAACACTTGAATCGTTCTAAAAAGTCTCTTACATTGAATTTGAAAGCGCCTGAGGCTATAGAAATTGTAAAGACACTCGTACAAGAATATGACGTTATCATTGAAGGTTTTCGACCAGGGGTCATGCAAAGACTTGGTATCGGCTATGAAACGTTAAAAGAAGTGAATCCAAAATTGATTTATTGTGCAATTACAGGCTATGGTCAAACGGGTCCGTATAGCAACCGACCTGGGCATGATAATAATTATTTGGCACTAGCAGGGGTGCTCGATTACTCTCGTCATAAAGACAAAAAGCCCGTTTCTATGGGGATTCAGCTAGCAGATATTGCTGGCGGTACGATGCATGCTGCCATCGGGGTACTTGCTGCTGCACTGCACCGTGAAAAAACTGGAGAAGGCCAGTTTGTTGATATTAGTATGACTGATGCGGTATTTTCTCTTAACGCAATGTATGGCTCTGCCTATATCGGCGGTGGTCGTATACCACAACCTGAACAAGAAATTTTAAATGGCGGTAGCTACTATGATTTTTATAAAACAAAGGATGGTCGATTCTTCTCCGTGGGCAGTCTTGAGCCACAGTTTCGTAGGTTGCTCTGTGAAGCACTAGATATTCCTGAACTAATTGATAATACGTTTAATGATTCGTACTATACACAAATTCGCTTTAAAGAGGCTGTGCATGATGCCTTTTTATCGAAAACCTACAACGAATGGCTTGAAGTCTTTAATGAAGATTTTGAAGGTTGTGTCGAGCCAGTGTTAACTTTTCCAGAAGCATGCGAGCATCCACAATTACAAGCTCGTGGCATGATTGTGGAGATTCCGAAAAACGATGGTACGACGCAAAAACAAATTGCATCTGCTTTTAAATTTGATGGCGTCAATCCAGCGTACAAGCATGTTGGCGCAAAGCTTGGTGAACATAACGAAGAAGTACTTACATCACTTGGCTATAGTGCTGAACAAATCAACGCACTTCAAGAAAAAGGGGTTTTAGAGTAA